In Hermetia illucens chromosome 1, iHerIll2.2.curated.20191125, whole genome shotgun sequence, one genomic interval encodes:
- the LOC119661224 gene encoding adult cuticle protein 1-like isoform X3 has translation MKFLAVFLLVAFFAGIEGQFLITPGYNFGFPYNGFAGRYFSNPAIVDTRVLTAPTWWAGEGKYVAKTRGAEHIAPLKGHLNSAVSLNVDPAPGTF, from the coding sequence TTCCTTGCAGTTTTCCTTTTGGTTGCTTTCTTCGCCGGAATTGAAGGACAATTCTTAATTACTCCTGGTTACAACTTTGGATTTCCTTATAACGGATTCGCTGGCCGTTACTTCTCCAATCCTGCTATTGTCGACACAAGAGTTTTAACTGCACCAACTTGGTGGGCAGGTGAAGGAAAATACGTTGCAAAAACTCGAGGCGCTGAACACATCGCTCCTTTGAAAGGTCACCTAAACTCAGCCGTATCACTTAATGTGGATCCAGCTCCAGGGACTTTTTAA
- the LOC119661224 gene encoding adult cuticle protein 1-like isoform X1, with protein sequence MKFLAVFLLVAFFAGIEGQFLITPGYNFGFPYNGFAGRYFSNPAIVDTRVLTAPTWWAGEGKYVAKTRGAEHIAPLKGHLNSAVSLNVDPAPGTF encoded by the exons ATGAAG TTCCTTGCAGTTTTCCTTTTGGTTGCTTTCTTCGCCGGAATTGAAGGACAATTCTTAATTACTCCTGGTTACAACTTTGGATTTCCTTATAACGGATTCGCTGGCCGTTACTTCTCCAATCCTGCTATTGTCGACACAAGAGTTTTAACTGCACCAACTTGGTGGGCAGGTGAAGGAAAATACGTTGCAAAAACTCGAGGCGCTGAACACATCGCTCCTTTGAAAGGTCACCTAAACTCAGCCGTATCACTTAATGTGGATCCAGCTCCAGGGACTTTTTAA